One genomic segment of Coffea arabica cultivar ET-39 chromosome 6e, Coffea Arabica ET-39 HiFi, whole genome shotgun sequence includes these proteins:
- the LOC113697269 gene encoding zinc finger CCCH domain-containing protein 64-like isoform X2 produces the protein MTPSPRILLCGDVLGRLNQLCKRVSSVNKSAGPFDALLCVGQFFPDSPDGLEEFNDYIAGRSNFPIPTYFIGDYGVGAPKILSAASKEAGNQGFKMDGLKVCGNLYWLKGSGKFTLHGLSVVYLSGRKSASGMQFGTYSEDDVDALRALAEEPGIVDIFFTNEWPSGVTNKAATSDVPSGVSDSADADSTISELVADIKPRYHVAGTMGVFYAREPYTNVDAVHVTRFMGLAPVGNKNKQKFIHAISPTPASTMSSVEICAKPPNTTLSPYTMVEKATPTEAIAKRPGESGSDSQYWRYDVSQKRQKHGDGDSERLCFKFTSSGCCPRGEKCHFRHDEDARQQSIRGVCFDLLNKGKCERGPDCNFKHSLQDENGSASSRRSFGTPSSNRSKECWFCLSSPCVELHLITGIEDCEIELNRVQNSLKAYFENQGKQVVFFEWVFKRATHANLQVVPVPSSRASGIKDIFNLAAKKLGFKFKTIESTNNSEGRRLLRTQYDRSCSLFYVELPGGTILTHVVEENERFPSQFGREVLAGLLNTADRADWKNCKLSKEEETKMAERFKKQFEAYDPNR, from the exons ATGACTCCGTCCCCTCGAATCCTCCTCTGCGGCGACGTCCTCGGCCGCCTCAACCAGCTCTGCAAACGCGTCTCTTCG GTAAATAAGTCGGCCGGTCCATTTGACGCGCTTCTTTGCGTTGGCCAATTCTTTCCGGACTCACCGGACGGTCTCGAGGAGTTCAATGACTATATTGCAGGCCGGTCCAACTTCCCCATTCCGACTTACTTCATCGGCGACTACGGTGTTGGCGCGCCGAAGATTCTATCGGCCGCTTCCAAAGAAGCTGGCAACCAAGGGTTCAAGATGGATGGCCTCAAGGTTTGTGGAAATCTCTACTGGTTGAAAGGCAGTGGAAAGTTCACTCTCCACG GTTTATCTGTTGTTTACCTATCTGGTAGGAAGTCTGCAAGTGGAATGCAATTTGGCACGTATAGTGAAGATGATGTTGATGCGCTGAGGGCGTTGGCTGAGGAGCCAGGGATTGTGGACATATTT TTCACTAATGAATGGCCTAGCGGAGTTACCAATAAGGCTGCTACATCTGATGTACCTTCAGGAGTCTCTGATTCAGCTGATGCTGATTCCACCATATCAGAGTTAGTAGCAGATATTAAGCCCCG CTACCATGTTGCAGGAACTATGGGTGTGTTCTATGCTCGCGAACCATATACAAACGTGGATGCTGTGCATGTAACTCGTTTTATGGGTTTAGCTCCAGTtggaaacaaaaacaaacag AAATTTATTCATGCAATTTCTCCAACTCCAGCATCTACAATGTCCAGTGTCGAAATTTGTGCAAAACCACCAAATACAACTCTATCTCCCTACACAATGGTGGAGAAAGCAACCCCTACTGAGGCTATAGCAAAGAGACCTGGTGAAAGTGGGTCTGATTCCCAATATTGGCGTTATGATGTCTCCCAGAAAAGGCAGAAACATGGAGATGGTGACAGTGAAAGGCTGTGCTTTAAGTTTACCTCTTCTGGGTGCTGTCCTCGTGGGGAGAAGTGCCACTTTCGGCATGATGAAGATGCAAGGCAACAGTCAATCAGGGGTGTCTGTTTTGACCTTCTCAACAAAGGAAAATGTGAAAGAGGTCCAGATTGCAACTTTAAGCATAGTTTACAGGATGAAAATGGCAGTGCCTCTAGCAGGAGATCCTTTGGGACCCCCAGCTCTAACAG GTCCAAAGAGTGCTGGTTTTGTTTGTCAAGCCCCTGTGTGGAGTTGCATCTTATCACTGGCATAG AAGATTGTGAAATAGAGTTGAATAGAGTTCAAAACAGTCTAAAAGCTTACTTTGAAAACCAAGGAAAGCAAGTGGTTTTCTTTGAATGGGTCTTTAAGCGAGCAACTCATGCCAATCTTCAG GTTGTTCCTGTTCCATCTTCAAGGGCATCTGGCATTAAAGATATTTTCAATTTAGCCGCCAAAAAGTTGGGATTCAAGTTTAAGACAATTGAAA GTACTAATAATTCGGAAGGGAGGAGATTGTTGCGGACACAGTATGATAGAAGTTGCAGTTTATTCTATGTTGAACTTCCTGGTGGAACTATTTTGACTCATGTTgttgaagaaaatgagagatTTCCAAGCCAATTTGGCCGTGAG GTTTTGGCGGGCTTGTTGAACACGGCTGACAGAGCTGATTGGAAAAATTGCAAGCTCAGCaaggaagaagaaacaaaaatggCAGAACGCTTCAAAAAGCAATTTGAAGCATATGATCCAAATCGGTGA
- the LOC113697269 gene encoding zinc finger CCCH domain-containing protein 64-like isoform X3 produces the protein MTPSPRILLCGDVLGRLNQLCKRVSSVNKSAGPFDALLCVGQFFPDSPDGLEEFNDYIAGRSNFPIPTYFIGDYGVGAPKILSAASKEAGNQGFKMDGLKVCGNLYWLKGSGKFTLHGLSVVYLSGRKSASGMQFGTYSEDDVDALRALAEEPGIVDIFFTNEWPSGVTNKAATSDVPSGVSDSADADSTISELVADIKPRYHVAGTMGVFYAREPYTNVDAVHVTRFMGLAPVGNKNKQKFIHAISPTPASTMSSVEICAKPPNTTLSPYTMVEKATPTEAIAKRPGESGSDSQYWRYDVSQKRQKHGDGDSERLCFKFTSSGCCPRGEKCHFRHDEDARQQSIRGVCFDLLNKGKCERGPDCNFKHSLQDENGSASSRRSFGTPSSNRSKECWFCLSSPCVELHLITGIDCEIELNRVQNSLKAYFENQGKQVVFFEWVFKRATHANLQVVPVPSSRASGIKDIFNLAAKKLGFKFKTIESTNNSEGRRLLRTQYDRSCSLFYVELPGGTILTHVVEENERFPSQFGREVLAGLLNTADRADWKNCKLSKEEETKMAERFKKQFEAYDPNR, from the exons ATGACTCCGTCCCCTCGAATCCTCCTCTGCGGCGACGTCCTCGGCCGCCTCAACCAGCTCTGCAAACGCGTCTCTTCG GTAAATAAGTCGGCCGGTCCATTTGACGCGCTTCTTTGCGTTGGCCAATTCTTTCCGGACTCACCGGACGGTCTCGAGGAGTTCAATGACTATATTGCAGGCCGGTCCAACTTCCCCATTCCGACTTACTTCATCGGCGACTACGGTGTTGGCGCGCCGAAGATTCTATCGGCCGCTTCCAAAGAAGCTGGCAACCAAGGGTTCAAGATGGATGGCCTCAAGGTTTGTGGAAATCTCTACTGGTTGAAAGGCAGTGGAAAGTTCACTCTCCACG GTTTATCTGTTGTTTACCTATCTGGTAGGAAGTCTGCAAGTGGAATGCAATTTGGCACGTATAGTGAAGATGATGTTGATGCGCTGAGGGCGTTGGCTGAGGAGCCAGGGATTGTGGACATATTT TTCACTAATGAATGGCCTAGCGGAGTTACCAATAAGGCTGCTACATCTGATGTACCTTCAGGAGTCTCTGATTCAGCTGATGCTGATTCCACCATATCAGAGTTAGTAGCAGATATTAAGCCCCG CTACCATGTTGCAGGAACTATGGGTGTGTTCTATGCTCGCGAACCATATACAAACGTGGATGCTGTGCATGTAACTCGTTTTATGGGTTTAGCTCCAGTtggaaacaaaaacaaacag AAATTTATTCATGCAATTTCTCCAACTCCAGCATCTACAATGTCCAGTGTCGAAATTTGTGCAAAACCACCAAATACAACTCTATCTCCCTACACAATGGTGGAGAAAGCAACCCCTACTGAGGCTATAGCAAAGAGACCTGGTGAAAGTGGGTCTGATTCCCAATATTGGCGTTATGATGTCTCCCAGAAAAGGCAGAAACATGGAGATGGTGACAGTGAAAGGCTGTGCTTTAAGTTTACCTCTTCTGGGTGCTGTCCTCGTGGGGAGAAGTGCCACTTTCGGCATGATGAAGATGCAAGGCAACAGTCAATCAGGGGTGTCTGTTTTGACCTTCTCAACAAAGGAAAATGTGAAAGAGGTCCAGATTGCAACTTTAAGCATAGTTTACAGGATGAAAATGGCAGTGCCTCTAGCAGGAGATCCTTTGGGACCCCCAGCTCTAACAG GTCCAAAGAGTGCTGGTTTTGTTTGTCAAGCCCCTGTGTGGAGTTGCATCTTATCACTGGCATAG ATTGTGAAATAGAGTTGAATAGAGTTCAAAACAGTCTAAAAGCTTACTTTGAAAACCAAGGAAAGCAAGTGGTTTTCTTTGAATGGGTCTTTAAGCGAGCAACTCATGCCAATCTTCAG GTTGTTCCTGTTCCATCTTCAAGGGCATCTGGCATTAAAGATATTTTCAATTTAGCCGCCAAAAAGTTGGGATTCAAGTTTAAGACAATTGAAA GTACTAATAATTCGGAAGGGAGGAGATTGTTGCGGACACAGTATGATAGAAGTTGCAGTTTATTCTATGTTGAACTTCCTGGTGGAACTATTTTGACTCATGTTgttgaagaaaatgagagatTTCCAAGCCAATTTGGCCGTGAG GTTTTGGCGGGCTTGTTGAACACGGCTGACAGAGCTGATTGGAAAAATTGCAAGCTCAGCaaggaagaagaaacaaaaatggCAGAACGCTTCAAAAAGCAATTTGAAGCATATGATCCAAATCGGTGA
- the LOC113697269 gene encoding zinc finger CCCH domain-containing protein 64-like isoform X1, with protein MTPSPRILLCGDVLGRLNQLCKRVSSVNKSAGPFDALLCVGQFFPDSPDGLEEFNDYIAGRSNFPIPTYFIGDYGVGAPKILSAASKEAGNQGFKMDGLKVCGNLYWLKGSGKFTLHGLSVVYLSGRKSASGMQFGTYSEDDVDALRALAEEPGIVDIFFTNEWPSGVTNKAATSDVPSGVSDSADADSTISELVADIKPRYHVAGTMGVFYAREPYTNVDAVHVTRFMGLAPVGNKNKQKFIHAISPTPASTMSSVEICAKPPNTTLSPYTMVEKATPTEAIAKRPGESGSDSQYWRYDVSQKRQKHGDGDSERLCFKFTSSGCCPRGEKCHFRHDEDARQQSIRGVCFDLLNKGKCERGPDCNFKHSLQDENGSASSRRSFGTPSSNRSKECWFCLSSPCVELHLITGIGEHYYSALAKGPLVDDHVLIVPVEHLPNTLSMPEDCEIELNRVQNSLKAYFENQGKQVVFFEWVFKRATHANLQVVPVPSSRASGIKDIFNLAAKKLGFKFKTIESTNNSEGRRLLRTQYDRSCSLFYVELPGGTILTHVVEENERFPSQFGREVLAGLLNTADRADWKNCKLSKEEETKMAERFKKQFEAYDPNR; from the exons ATGACTCCGTCCCCTCGAATCCTCCTCTGCGGCGACGTCCTCGGCCGCCTCAACCAGCTCTGCAAACGCGTCTCTTCG GTAAATAAGTCGGCCGGTCCATTTGACGCGCTTCTTTGCGTTGGCCAATTCTTTCCGGACTCACCGGACGGTCTCGAGGAGTTCAATGACTATATTGCAGGCCGGTCCAACTTCCCCATTCCGACTTACTTCATCGGCGACTACGGTGTTGGCGCGCCGAAGATTCTATCGGCCGCTTCCAAAGAAGCTGGCAACCAAGGGTTCAAGATGGATGGCCTCAAGGTTTGTGGAAATCTCTACTGGTTGAAAGGCAGTGGAAAGTTCACTCTCCACG GTTTATCTGTTGTTTACCTATCTGGTAGGAAGTCTGCAAGTGGAATGCAATTTGGCACGTATAGTGAAGATGATGTTGATGCGCTGAGGGCGTTGGCTGAGGAGCCAGGGATTGTGGACATATTT TTCACTAATGAATGGCCTAGCGGAGTTACCAATAAGGCTGCTACATCTGATGTACCTTCAGGAGTCTCTGATTCAGCTGATGCTGATTCCACCATATCAGAGTTAGTAGCAGATATTAAGCCCCG CTACCATGTTGCAGGAACTATGGGTGTGTTCTATGCTCGCGAACCATATACAAACGTGGATGCTGTGCATGTAACTCGTTTTATGGGTTTAGCTCCAGTtggaaacaaaaacaaacag AAATTTATTCATGCAATTTCTCCAACTCCAGCATCTACAATGTCCAGTGTCGAAATTTGTGCAAAACCACCAAATACAACTCTATCTCCCTACACAATGGTGGAGAAAGCAACCCCTACTGAGGCTATAGCAAAGAGACCTGGTGAAAGTGGGTCTGATTCCCAATATTGGCGTTATGATGTCTCCCAGAAAAGGCAGAAACATGGAGATGGTGACAGTGAAAGGCTGTGCTTTAAGTTTACCTCTTCTGGGTGCTGTCCTCGTGGGGAGAAGTGCCACTTTCGGCATGATGAAGATGCAAGGCAACAGTCAATCAGGGGTGTCTGTTTTGACCTTCTCAACAAAGGAAAATGTGAAAGAGGTCCAGATTGCAACTTTAAGCATAGTTTACAGGATGAAAATGGCAGTGCCTCTAGCAGGAGATCCTTTGGGACCCCCAGCTCTAACAG GTCCAAAGAGTGCTGGTTTTGTTTGTCAAGCCCCTGTGTGGAGTTGCATCTTATCACTGGCATAGGTGAACATTACTACTCTGCACTTGCTAAAGGACCATTAGTAGATGATCACGTGCTAATTGTTCCTGTTGAGCACTTGCCTAACACCCTTTCCATGCCAGAAGATTGTGAAATAGAGTTGAATAGAGTTCAAAACAGTCTAAAAGCTTACTTTGAAAACCAAGGAAAGCAAGTGGTTTTCTTTGAATGGGTCTTTAAGCGAGCAACTCATGCCAATCTTCAG GTTGTTCCTGTTCCATCTTCAAGGGCATCTGGCATTAAAGATATTTTCAATTTAGCCGCCAAAAAGTTGGGATTCAAGTTTAAGACAATTGAAA GTACTAATAATTCGGAAGGGAGGAGATTGTTGCGGACACAGTATGATAGAAGTTGCAGTTTATTCTATGTTGAACTTCCTGGTGGAACTATTTTGACTCATGTTgttgaagaaaatgagagatTTCCAAGCCAATTTGGCCGTGAG GTTTTGGCGGGCTTGTTGAACACGGCTGACAGAGCTGATTGGAAAAATTGCAAGCTCAGCaaggaagaagaaacaaaaatggCAGAACGCTTCAAAAAGCAATTTGAAGCATATGATCCAAATCGGTGA
- the LOC113697269 gene encoding zinc finger CCCH domain-containing protein 64-like isoform X4: MTILQAGPTSPFRLTSSATTVLARRRFYRPLPKKLATKGSRWMASRKSASGMQFGTYSEDDVDALRALAEEPGIVDIFFTNEWPSGVTNKAATSDVPSGVSDSADADSTISELVADIKPRYHVAGTMGVFYAREPYTNVDAVHVTRFMGLAPVGNKNKQKFIHAISPTPASTMSSVEICAKPPNTTLSPYTMVEKATPTEAIAKRPGESGSDSQYWRYDVSQKRQKHGDGDSERLCFKFTSSGCCPRGEKCHFRHDEDARQQSIRGVCFDLLNKGKCERGPDCNFKHSLQDENGSASSRRSFGTPSSNRSKECWFCLSSPCVELHLITGIGEHYYSALAKGPLVDDHVLIVPVEHLPNTLSMPEDCEIELNRVQNSLKAYFENQGKQVVFFEWVFKRATHANLQVVPVPSSRASGIKDIFNLAAKKLGFKFKTIESTNNSEGRRLLRTQYDRSCSLFYVELPGGTILTHVVEENERFPSQFGREVLAGLLNTADRADWKNCKLSKEEETKMAERFKKQFEAYDPNR; the protein is encoded by the exons ATGACTATATTGCAGGCCGGTCCAACTTCCCCATTCCGACTTACTTCATCGGCGACTACGGTGTTGGCGCGCCGAAGATTCTATCGGCCGCTTCCAAAGAAGCTGGCAACCAAGGGTTCAAGATGGATGGCCTCAAG GAAGTCTGCAAGTGGAATGCAATTTGGCACGTATAGTGAAGATGATGTTGATGCGCTGAGGGCGTTGGCTGAGGAGCCAGGGATTGTGGACATATTT TTCACTAATGAATGGCCTAGCGGAGTTACCAATAAGGCTGCTACATCTGATGTACCTTCAGGAGTCTCTGATTCAGCTGATGCTGATTCCACCATATCAGAGTTAGTAGCAGATATTAAGCCCCG CTACCATGTTGCAGGAACTATGGGTGTGTTCTATGCTCGCGAACCATATACAAACGTGGATGCTGTGCATGTAACTCGTTTTATGGGTTTAGCTCCAGTtggaaacaaaaacaaacag AAATTTATTCATGCAATTTCTCCAACTCCAGCATCTACAATGTCCAGTGTCGAAATTTGTGCAAAACCACCAAATACAACTCTATCTCCCTACACAATGGTGGAGAAAGCAACCCCTACTGAGGCTATAGCAAAGAGACCTGGTGAAAGTGGGTCTGATTCCCAATATTGGCGTTATGATGTCTCCCAGAAAAGGCAGAAACATGGAGATGGTGACAGTGAAAGGCTGTGCTTTAAGTTTACCTCTTCTGGGTGCTGTCCTCGTGGGGAGAAGTGCCACTTTCGGCATGATGAAGATGCAAGGCAACAGTCAATCAGGGGTGTCTGTTTTGACCTTCTCAACAAAGGAAAATGTGAAAGAGGTCCAGATTGCAACTTTAAGCATAGTTTACAGGATGAAAATGGCAGTGCCTCTAGCAGGAGATCCTTTGGGACCCCCAGCTCTAACAG GTCCAAAGAGTGCTGGTTTTGTTTGTCAAGCCCCTGTGTGGAGTTGCATCTTATCACTGGCATAGGTGAACATTACTACTCTGCACTTGCTAAAGGACCATTAGTAGATGATCACGTGCTAATTGTTCCTGTTGAGCACTTGCCTAACACCCTTTCCATGCCAGAAGATTGTGAAATAGAGTTGAATAGAGTTCAAAACAGTCTAAAAGCTTACTTTGAAAACCAAGGAAAGCAAGTGGTTTTCTTTGAATGGGTCTTTAAGCGAGCAACTCATGCCAATCTTCAG GTTGTTCCTGTTCCATCTTCAAGGGCATCTGGCATTAAAGATATTTTCAATTTAGCCGCCAAAAAGTTGGGATTCAAGTTTAAGACAATTGAAA GTACTAATAATTCGGAAGGGAGGAGATTGTTGCGGACACAGTATGATAGAAGTTGCAGTTTATTCTATGTTGAACTTCCTGGTGGAACTATTTTGACTCATGTTgttgaagaaaatgagagatTTCCAAGCCAATTTGGCCGTGAG GTTTTGGCGGGCTTGTTGAACACGGCTGACAGAGCTGATTGGAAAAATTGCAAGCTCAGCaaggaagaagaaacaaaaatggCAGAACGCTTCAAAAAGCAATTTGAAGCATATGATCCAAATCGGTGA